In Neoarius graeffei isolate fNeoGra1 chromosome 19, fNeoGra1.pri, whole genome shotgun sequence, the sequence atcatgtggttgcaagtcatctataccatCAATAACCTACAATTCTTTTTGATAGCAACTATAGCAATGTTCACAACCAACAAAAAAATGAAACTAAAGGTGATACAGGTACATTTTAAAAGACAAATTCAGCTTTTAATTATTTGCGTATGGAGTTTTGTTCAGTTGTATTTATTTTATTGCGTATTATGTTTCCTTCTCATTCCTTCATCGCACATGGTGCTGAACTGTCCCACTAGTTGCATTGAGATTCTTGTTTGTTTTCTTGCTCCCACTATTAAGGTTGTAGTTGAAATTTAAAAGTTAATATTCAGCTAGCTAAAATATGTTTTAAGTCAATTCATATTAGATTGATACCTAGTTAACAGTTACATTAATACTTCTTTGTTTGGATGAACAAGCTATAGTCTGTCCATattaactggatatgagcagttgcactttgattggctactctactactaggctatcagttcatataccgtgagtagagaaaaacaaaatggcagtgtgtgttgctgaaccaaccaaggatgaaataaaaactctactcaaaaatatccccccccaaaaaaaaattatcaagtatttaaaagaaacagaaatagctaaaaaaaatATAGTCCCCCCAAACATCTCCTGTTCCACGCTTCAGTTCAGttgatggcagtaatgcacctgtaagttggtttgccaaccaccaaaaaacccaaaagaagaagaagaaaaccccccaaaatacaaaaaaggcaacaaattatagaataaaagtatttgattgtaagaagggatcttttttttaaattttcaagaattattaccccatttttcccaaattgctcctgtcatttcgccagtttgttcacattctaagcagaaattattttgtcagacgttttgtataaagatttatttatcaaatttgcaaaaaataaaaatgctccgtttctcaaaatccagtgaatgtggatagaataaaacagttattccactcaatctcatcgtacatggcttatacagctcatgtacaactggattttgtggaataactgttatacacacacacacacacacacacacacacacactggatatgagcagttgcccgctctgattggctactctactactaggctatgagctcatatacggttagtagagaaaaacaaaatggcggagcgtgttgctgaaccaactgaggacaaaataaaaactctatttgaaaacaaccccccccaaaaaaaacccccaacaaaatatgaaataaaagtttttgatcgtaagaatgcatctttttttatttttcaagaattattattatagcatttttcaaaattgctactatcattttgccagtttgttaagtggaaatgattttgtcagacattttgtttcaagtttttattgatcgaatttgcaaaaaataaaactacaccttgtttctcaaaatcccatgaatgtgcatagaataaaacagttattctgccTAATCTCGtcgcacatggcttatagccaactcgatatatatatattatacacacacacacacacacacacacaccactgtaaaAATGCCGATTTTTACTGAAAATGTGAAAACAATTTTTTACTTGTCAGTGTGAAACATTCATTGttgattaaaataaaaattaatgtaaacaTGTTTTGTATGTTAACTCTCTAGGCATTTACAGAGCTAGTCACAGGTAGCAGCTAGCTAGTTACGTAGGCTCCAAATTAGCAAACAGCAAATTAGCAAACATATCAATAACAAGTTTAAAGGCAAAATATTTTGAGACATTAGCAAAAACATTTCCCCATAGTATAGCTGAGCATGCAGCTGCCACATAGCAAATCTCACATAGCTGCTCAGGTGATAAAGTGATTtgattgggctgaagtgcccaagagtggcggcgcacacgtatgcagcagctttgctctcctatgatgaactaaattttgttgtacatttgtgcagtgacaataaaggcattctattctattctattctattctattctattctattctattcttgtGATGTAGCAGTCGTAACTAACCAGAGACAAGGCTGAGGAGCCAGACCTTTGCCTTGTTTGTACAGAACTCTATATTTAACTGGGagagtaaaacagtgaaacatatGGTGTACAAATGAAACAGGATAAGATAATATTGTTTCTCCACTTTATTATGTTTAGATTCAAATTGGTGCGGTTAAAGTTGCACTCTGTGCTTATAGATAGAAAAAAAATGTCAAACCTCCTAAAGAATCATGCACACCCAAAGTCTGAGAAGCTCTAGTTACTTTGTCTGAGATGTGAATTCCCAACAAATAAATATACGACAATATTTCAGTGTAATTATTGTTCCATAGATTAACAAAGGTAACTGTATATACAACAGATCACATGCAGAATGTTGCTGAATGACACAACACTGAGACAAAGCACAAATTTACAGCTGAATCAAATACAAACAGCAAACTAGTCAGTCATATCTTATTTTCCTACTTCATATATAGacgctttaaaaataaaaaaaaaataaaaatgatgcttAAAGCAGTATTTAAGGCAAAAAATTAACTTTGCAAAATTATGAGTACAGCACATCATGCAAGGTATTTCGTGTTTGCACTGCAAACACTGCCTTTAGTTTTGCACTGCAGCTATGAGGTACAAATAAGGGAAGCTTACAGCGACTGGTAGAAACTGTTTTAAGGGAACTTCTAAAACACTACTTTCAAACCTTCTTGATTAGTTAATAATCATACTTTTAGTCAGAGAGTTCGCTAAATTAAAGAGTAACTCTTGATAATGACTTGACTTCTGCAAGTCTTGAATGGAAGCCAGGTGAAAAAGCATCCAAAGCTCATTTGAATACCATAAATGTGACTATAATCAGGGTTCCTAACCATTATTATAGCCTCTCAGATATTCTCAACAAACATGCACATGATATTTGTATGAGATAATGGAGTTAATATGTAATGCCACAGACATGTACTCCCAAATGACACTATAAACTTTGGAACAATGTGTACAATTTATGCCTTAACAACCATCCAACATGTTGGCTAATTAGGTAATCACtacaacattctctctctctctctctctctctctctctctctcatacacaaatATTTTCACTTTCTCCTAGTGAGCTTTGGGCATTGTTTCACCAAGAAACACAGTACTGATGTACAGCCAGCGACTGACTTCAGTCTAGCCAAAGcaggaaataaataaacaggtaaAAATGATCTACTAACAGCATAACATCTTCCTAGTTAGTTAGATAAGTTATGATGGCTAGATGTTTGGCTGCTACTTGAGCTACAGTATATggctaaaagtatgtgaacacctgaccatcacacccatacgtgGGACTTCCGCAAACTATTGCTACAAAGCATActattgtctagaatgtctttgtatgttgtAGTGTTAAGATAttatttcactggaactaaggggcccaaacctgttccaggatGACAATGCTGCTGTGCACAAAGTGAAGACATAGTCAAGGTTGCACTGGAAGAACtctagtggcctgcacagagccctgatctcaacctCATTGAACTGAACATGAATTGGAACGCCAAGTGTGCGCCAAGCCTCTTTGCCTCATATCTGTGCCTGTCCTCACTATTGCACTTGTGGCTAAATGGGCAGAaagccttcacagatgagtggagGCTATTGTATGAGCAAAAGGGAGATGTTCAGCAAGCACATATAGCTATGATGGATAGGTGTCCCCATACTTTTGTCCATTTCAGTCAAACTGCACATTACTTCAACAATGTATTTGGTGCAAAAATGTAAACCAGTTTCAACTGTTCCATCACATTCCACACAAGTGTTACTTCACCACACAGCTTAATGTTACTCAAGTTTAACACATCTGCTTCAACTGTCTGACAGGTGGCTAATGCACTGGAGCTGAGATTCACTCAAGTCCTGGAGCATCTTACACACCAAATGGTGTGATGCAGTAATCCTACAGGCTTAGCTGTGAGTAGCACTACAAAGGCCACAGATGACACATGAGACATATGGGAAATGTTCTCTGCTCATTAGCAAGTGCTCAAGAGCTGTTTCAGTTTCCTTCAGCCTTCCTGAAGTCCAAGTCTTACCCAACATCTGCTACTCATACCTGACCAAAAGCCTGGTTTTGCATTCTAAATATATCCTTGGCCCAGTGAGTGGTTTTCATTCTTCATTAACAACATTATAGTGGAAGGTTAAATAACTCTTTTTAAGCCAGCACTAAGAGTCAGAGTCACTGGTTAAGGAAAAAAAGTTACTATCCTTGGATTTTAACCATCCATTCACCTAAAAGGACTGCTTCAAGTTCTGATGGTGATTCGTCGACAGCCTCTTCTGGTTCAGCCAAATCATGTAGCTAATTGTCACTCCCAGTGTAGTTCTTCTCATTTGGCAGAGGATCTGGTAGGATTCCCGGTACCCAGTTTTCTCTGTAGTTGGATGTAAAGTCAGATAAGAAGACTTTGGAAATGGTTACAGGAGAGGGTAACTCCGAGCAGCTCTGAGGGACCCTGTTTGGTAGGTAGGCTTTCCTGTAATCAGAACTTGATTCATCGTCTGTCCAGTCTGACTCATCCCTGGAGACAAGATCTGTCAACAAAAGAGTCCTCTCTCCAGCTGGTGTTGATCTTGCCACAAGAGGTGTGATCTCTGGGCTGTGGTTTACATTTGAATCCACAGGCTGGAATGCCAAGCTGAAGAAGTGCAGTTCCCCGTTGGCATCACGTGACACTGGCAGCACCAAAAGTTCATTGGAGTCTGGTTCTATCATGTCCAGGTCTGCTTCTGGTTCTGGAGGAGATAAGATCTGGAATAGGTCATCTTCTGTGCAAGAGGACAGTCCAGGACTAATGGAGTCTCCTAACCCACTGTCAGTAGCATAACTGGACAACTCCTCTTGAACCTGGGGTACCCTCACTGCCAAGACCATGCTATAACTAGTGCAGGATTCACCACTCCGGTCACTAAGTGGTGCTCCCTGTTCATTAGTGTAAGAACGACAGTGCCAAGCTTGGTTATGGTAGTCCTGGGCTGCATAATCTTCATTTCTCACAACATGTGGCTTCACCAAGACAGAAGGTAAGGCTGGTTTGGGCTTGATGGCAATCGCTGGAAATTCAGGGTATACCTTCACAGTGGTTATCTCTGCTTTAGGATCTGGGTTGAAATTTGGAGTAATGTTCAGCGACATGATCTGCTATAGAGAAAAAGAGAAATGAAGTGTAAAGTTGCTGTTTAGTTCATTTCAATGGCCACATGTTGATATCAGACAACTTCTTTTTattgttataatgaccaaacTTGATTATAGCTTTGTTTCATTTTTCAACCCTGGATCTCTATTGCATTTGTGGCGCATGGGAAATTACCACAATGAAGAACCCCTATATATTTCTCTGTACTAGAAAAATAACTGAAAACTACTTTACTGATTATGTGTAACCATCATGGGGCTGTATTCAGAGTTCAGTAGTGAGGTGTTATAGATTGTTGTAGAGTTAGAGAGTTACAGAATACATCAGTATTCAGACCTCAAAAACAGAGCATGTCAAAAAATCAAGGTGTGTTTCATTGAACTTCGATTCTGACCTTGaacttaagttgattttcgggggTCATCTTTAAAGTTTTTGTCTTTAAAGGTGGTGGTTTAAATGATATAGAGCTAATTTTAATAATCTGAAATGGGAGCCTAGAAAATCAATCTAAGCATGTGTGTAAGAACCACAAGTTGGCCTAAGGATTACTGTATCCACCTTTtaaccaggagattgtgagttctactcacggttggatcatactaaagaccattatcaaaatggtacctacaaaatggtcatctggcaaggcatgctgtaatacagatgtgagtggggagtcaaactctcgtggttactggaagactgccccccccccccattgtgactatataataggtgagaggccaagggcagtagaggctttgcaccatcacgtgaccctATAGCAGTGGTAATtatgccgccatgacagggggcacatTTGTAGTGTttcattcagccaagttagtTGTTAGTGatgggtatgggaaggttttgttgagtttttggatgtgcaaatcattttgaacaaaacaaagacatcagatttaaaaaaaaaattaccaaaagTATTTCATCATCATGggaaaaaactagagagatttctaaatgtagaaggggAAATTGAGGGAAAAAAACATCCAACAGGACTCGGTGTCgaacagagaggtcaaaaacccgatGGTATGCttacttcatttccacaaaggtaagaatgaaaaaaaaaatttcacaactGCAGTAAGGTGctcacagtgaagtgaacatgagcatcaacacagcggctcggcagagcttcaccaagacttaaaaagttcatttacatttggggatcctttggagcgcacttgggacccagtcattatgggaaacacctgatggtgATTTAAGCGCAATcagcactcaaatcagtatcaggcatttcccataatgactgggtcccaagtgtgcACATAATACACTCCctgaaattaaaaagaaaaaaaatctgatgtctttgtttctttca encodes:
- the ifnlr1 gene encoding interferon lambda receptor 1 isoform X3, encoding MTKVYFESRNFHSRLHWDEVKIPGREVRYSVKYHIYGERFRPMIECQNISETFCDLSSVTMDIRSKYFVKVMANESCLGEIKHFCPFEKSTLEAPHSSVVMTGASFTVTLTTPMGPQNHSIREISCWERCRDSGQSSVEYIVSLTHPESEAGKVFQNPSGMITVSHLDMNTEYCGVALYELTHPSVKRQSENTTFCVTLPAADKPWIPVFIVSALVALFLLFTLLLVLCQQYVTKKRNLPKALIMSLNITPNFNPDPKAEITTVKVYPEFPAIAIKPKPALPSVLVKPHVVRNEDYAAQDYHNQAWHCRSYTNEQGAPLSDRSGESCTSYSMVLAVRVPQVQEELSSYATDSGLGDSISPGLSSCTEDDLFQILSPPEPEADLDMIEPDSNELLVLPVSRDANGELHFFSLAFQPVDSNVNHSPEITPLVARSTPAGERTLLLTDLVSRDESDWTDDESSSDYRKAYLPNRVPQSCSELPSPVTISKVFLSDFTSNYRENWVPGILPDPLPNEKNYTGSDN
- the ifnlr1 gene encoding interferon lambda receptor 1 isoform X2; this encodes MDLVMWLLRALFLLVWCSGFWCNDCNMTKVYFESRNFHSRLHWDEVKIPGREVRYSVKYHIYGERFRPMIECQNISETFCDLSSVTMDIRSKYFVKVMANESCLGEIKHFCPFEKSTLEAPHSSVVMTGASFTVTLTTPMGPQNHSIREISCWERCRDSGQSSVEYIVSLTHPESEAGKVFQNPSGMITVSHLDMNTEYCGVALYELTHPSVKRQSENTTFCVTLPAADKPWIPVFIVSALVALFLLFTLLLVLCQQYVTKKRNLPKALIMSLNITPNFNPDPKAEITTVKVYPEFPAIAIKPKPALPSVLVKPHVVRNEDYAAQDYHNQAWHCRSYTNEQGAPLSDRSGESCTSYSMVLAVRVPQVQEELSSYATDSGLGDSISPGLSSCTEDDLFQILSPPEPEADLDMIEPDSNELLVLPVSRDANGELHFFSLAFQPVDSNVNHSPEITPLVARSTPAGERTLLLTDLVSRDESDWTDDESSSDYRKAYLPNRVPQSCSELPSPVTISKVFLSDFTSNYRENWVPGILPDPLPNEKNYTGSDN
- the ifnlr1 gene encoding interferon lambda receptor 1 isoform X1 is translated as MDLVMWLLRALFLLVWCSGFWCNDCNMTKVYFESRNFHSRLHWDEVKIPGREVRYSVKYHIYGERFRPMIECQNISETFCDLSSVTMDIRSKYFVKVMANESCLGEIKHFCPFEKSTLEAPHSSVVMTGASFTVTLTTPMGPQNHSIREISCWERCRDSGQSSVEYIVSLTHPESEAGKVFQNPSGMITVSHLDMNTEYCGVALYELTHPSVKRQSENTTFCVTLPAADKPWIPVFIVSALVALFLLFTLLLVLCQQYVTKKRNLPKALQIMSLNITPNFNPDPKAEITTVKVYPEFPAIAIKPKPALPSVLVKPHVVRNEDYAAQDYHNQAWHCRSYTNEQGAPLSDRSGESCTSYSMVLAVRVPQVQEELSSYATDSGLGDSISPGLSSCTEDDLFQILSPPEPEADLDMIEPDSNELLVLPVSRDANGELHFFSLAFQPVDSNVNHSPEITPLVARSTPAGERTLLLTDLVSRDESDWTDDESSSDYRKAYLPNRVPQSCSELPSPVTISKVFLSDFTSNYRENWVPGILPDPLPNEKNYTGSDN